In one window of Vulpes vulpes isolate BD-2025 chromosome 1, VulVul3, whole genome shotgun sequence DNA:
- the VGLL2 gene encoding transcription cofactor vestigial-like protein 2 isoform X1 has protein sequence MSCLDVMYQVYGPPQPYFAAAYTPYHQKLAYYSKMQEAQECNASPSNSTGSGSSSFSSQTPASIKEEEGSPEKERPPEAEYINSRCVLFTYFQGDISSVVDEHFSRALSQPSSYSPSCTSSKAPRSSGPWRDGSFPMSQRSFPASFWNSAYQAPVPAPLGSPLAAAHSELPFAAADPYSPAALHSHLHQGAAEPWHHAHPHHAHPHHPYALGSALGAQAAAYPRPAAVHEVYAPHFDPRYGPLLMPAASGRPARLAPAPAPAPGSPPCELSAKGEPAGPAWAAPGGPFASPAGDVAQGLGLSVDSGLQPQDKSKDLYWF, from the exons ATGAGCTGTCTGGATGTTATGTACCAAGTCTATGGTCCTCCCCAGCCTTACTTCGCAGCCGCCTACACCCCCTACCACCAG AAACTAGCCTATTACTCCAAAATGCAGGAAGCCCAAGAGTGCAACGCCAGCCCCAGCAACAGCACCGGCAGCGGCAGCTCCTCCTTTTCCAGCCAAACTCCAGCCAGTAtcaaagaggaagaaggcagCCCAGAGAAAGAGCGCCCACCAGAGGCGGAGTACATCAACTCCCGCTGcgtcctcttcacctatttccaGGGGGACATCAGCTCGGTGGTGGACGAGCACTTCAGTAGGGCCTTGAGCCAGCCTAGCAGCTATTCCCCGAGCTGTACGAGCAGCAAAGCACCCAGGAGCTCCGGGCCCTGGCGGG ACGGCTCCTTCCCGATGAGCCAGCGCAGCTTCCCCGCCTCCTTCTGGAACAGCGCGTACCAGGCACCGGTGCCCGCGCCGCTGGGCAGCCCGCTGGCCGCCGCGCACTCGGAGCTGCCCTTCGCCGCCGCCGACCCCTACTCGCCGGCCGCGCTGCACAGCCACCTGCACCAGGGCGCGGCCGAGCCCTGGCACCACGCGCACCCGCACCACGCGCACCCGCACCACCCGTACGCGCTGGGCAGCGCGCTGGGCGCCCAGGCCGCCGCCTACCCGCGGCCCGCCGCCGTGCACGAGGTCTACGCGCCGCACTTCGACCCGCGCTACGGGCCGCTGCTGATGCCCGCGGCCTCCGGGCGCCCCGCCCGCCTCGCGCCCGCCCCGGCGCCCGCGCCCGGCAGCCCGCCCTGCGAGCTCTCCGCCAAGGGCGAGCCGGCCGGCCCCGCGTGGGCCGCGCCCGGGGGACCCTTCGCCAGCCCCGCGGGGGACGTGGCCCAGGGGCTGGGACTCAGCGTGGACTCAG GTTTGCAGCCTCAGGACAAAAGCAAAGATCTGTACTGGTTTTAG
- the VGLL2 gene encoding transcription cofactor vestigial-like protein 2 isoform X2 yields the protein MSCLDVMYQVYGPPQPYFAAAYTPYHQKLAYYSKMQEAQECNASPSNSTGSGSSSFSSQTPASIKEEEGSPEKERPPEAEYINSRCVLFTYFQGDISSVVDEHFSRALSQPSSYSPSCTSSKAPRSSGPWRDGSFPMSQRSFPASFWNSAYQAPVPAPLGSPLAAAHSELPFAAADPYSPAALHSHLHQGAAEPWHHAHPHHAHPHHPYALGSALGAQAAAYPRPAAVHEVYAPHFDPRYGPLLMPAASGRPARLAPAPAPAPGSPPCELSAKGEPAGPAWAAPGGPFASPAGDVAQGLGLSVDSARRYSLCGASLLS from the exons ATGAGCTGTCTGGATGTTATGTACCAAGTCTATGGTCCTCCCCAGCCTTACTTCGCAGCCGCCTACACCCCCTACCACCAG AAACTAGCCTATTACTCCAAAATGCAGGAAGCCCAAGAGTGCAACGCCAGCCCCAGCAACAGCACCGGCAGCGGCAGCTCCTCCTTTTCCAGCCAAACTCCAGCCAGTAtcaaagaggaagaaggcagCCCAGAGAAAGAGCGCCCACCAGAGGCGGAGTACATCAACTCCCGCTGcgtcctcttcacctatttccaGGGGGACATCAGCTCGGTGGTGGACGAGCACTTCAGTAGGGCCTTGAGCCAGCCTAGCAGCTATTCCCCGAGCTGTACGAGCAGCAAAGCACCCAGGAGCTCCGGGCCCTGGCGGG ACGGCTCCTTCCCGATGAGCCAGCGCAGCTTCCCCGCCTCCTTCTGGAACAGCGCGTACCAGGCACCGGTGCCCGCGCCGCTGGGCAGCCCGCTGGCCGCCGCGCACTCGGAGCTGCCCTTCGCCGCCGCCGACCCCTACTCGCCGGCCGCGCTGCACAGCCACCTGCACCAGGGCGCGGCCGAGCCCTGGCACCACGCGCACCCGCACCACGCGCACCCGCACCACCCGTACGCGCTGGGCAGCGCGCTGGGCGCCCAGGCCGCCGCCTACCCGCGGCCCGCCGCCGTGCACGAGGTCTACGCGCCGCACTTCGACCCGCGCTACGGGCCGCTGCTGATGCCCGCGGCCTCCGGGCGCCCCGCCCGCCTCGCGCCCGCCCCGGCGCCCGCGCCCGGCAGCCCGCCCTGCGAGCTCTCCGCCAAGGGCGAGCCGGCCGGCCCCGCGTGGGCCGCGCCCGGGGGACCCTTCGCCAGCCCCGCGGGGGACGTGGCCCAGGGGCTGGGACTCAGCGTGGACTCAG CTCGTCGTTATTCCCTCTGTGGTGCATCCCTCCTGAGCTGA